Genomic segment of Desertibacillus haloalkaliphilus:
TTGTATTAGGCATAGGAGCAACGGTAGTAAATCCACCTTTAGCTGCTGCTTTTGTACCTGTTTCGATCGTTTCTTTATTCTCACCGCCCGGCTCGCGTAAATGGACATGCAAGTCAACCATCCCAGGGATAAGTAGTCTACCATCGATATCAATCACTCGATCTGCTTGTTCACCGATGCTTTCATTGATCGCTGAAATCACTCCGTTAGAAATCAACACATCTCGTTTTTCTACTTGATTAGTTTGTAATACGTTCGCGTTTTTTAAAAGAATATTCATATCTTTGTACCTCCATTGATTTTTCTAATGCCCTTTTTAATACGGCCATTCGAATGGCAACACCGTTTGTCATTTGTTTAAAAATCCGTGAGCGTTGGCACTCGACCAGATGGCTGTCAATTTCAACTCCGCGATTGATCGGTGCCGGGTGCATAATAATGCTATCCCTTTTCATTCGTCTCTCACGCTCTATCGTTAATCCATACGTTTTATGGTACTGATCCTTCCCTGTAACCATTTGTACGGCATGTCGTTCATGCTGAATCCTTAGCATCATCATCACATCAGCCATTTCGACAGCATCATCAATATCAATGAATCTTCCATAAGGAATGGAGTCATCAATCCATTCTCTTGGCCCAGAAAACCAAACACTTGCTCCAAGCCTTGTTAACACCTCGGCATTTGAACGGGCGACACGACTATGACGAATATCCCCGACAATGACTACTTTCAACTGATCAAAGGAACCAAACTCTTGTTTAATCGTCAATAAATCGAGTAACGATTGTGTCGGATGATGACCACAACCATCACCGCCATTAATAATTGGAATATTCACCTTACCCACCAAATCTTCAAAGTATCTGTCTTGTTCATGACGAATGACAACCGCATTGGCTCCAATCGCTTCTAAGGTTTTAACCGTATCATAGAGGGTCTCCCCCTTCTGTACGCTAGATGCTTGTGCTTGAAAGTCCAACACCTGTAAGCCTAGTTTTTTCTCAGCCACTTCAAAACTAAATTTTGTTCTTGTGCTCGGTTCGAAAAACAGATTCGCTACAAATGTTTCTCGATTCGGTTGCCATTGATCCCCATCTAAAAACAGTTGGGCTTGACTTAAGATCTGATGAATTTCTATTGCTTCTAATAAAGGCATCGTTAATAAATGATTCATGATAACCTTCCTCTCATTCTTTATTTTCTATCAGTCTAAAATGAAAGAGTAAGAGACTTTGGATGAATAAAGCGTATGTTGTTTAGGTGAGGATAAAAAAATGCACCCTATTAGTCGTTCCACACGTCTATTTAGGGTGCACGTAAATAAGAGGTTTGCACAATGGCCTCTTTTACGATTCAACACCCTTTTAAGTCTCTCAGTACTTAATTAAAGGATCTTGCTCAAGTATTTTCTTGTTATTCGTCGTCATTACTAAACATGCTGGCATTCCCATATCCAGCTTCCTTATTCGGAAAAATGAGATGTAAAATGATTCCAATGATTGTTGCTAATGCCATGCCTGGAATTTGGACATCCTCAGATACTTGAATAAATGCACCGCCAATTCCAATCACCAAAATGACAGACGAGATAATTAAGTTTCTTTTATGACCTAGATCGATGTTATTGTCAATTAACATCCGTAAACCTGAGGAA
This window contains:
- a CDS encoding aspartate carbamoyltransferase catalytic subunit, producing MNHLLTMPLLEAIEIHQILSQAQLFLDGDQWQPNRETFVANLFFEPSTRTKFSFEVAEKKLGLQVLDFQAQASSVQKGETLYDTVKTLEAIGANAVVIRHEQDRYFEDLVGKVNIPIINGGDGCGHHPTQSLLDLLTIKQEFGSFDQLKVVIVGDIRHSRVARSNAEVLTRLGASVWFSGPREWIDDSIPYGRFIDIDDAVEMADVMMMLRIQHERHAVQMVTGKDQYHKTYGLTIERERRMKRDSIIMHPAPINRGVEIDSHLVECQRSRIFKQMTNGVAIRMAVLKRALEKSMEVQRYEYSFKKRERITN